The window TTGTCCAATGGTTACGtcctttttcctcctttttcttaGCCATTTTCTTCTTCAGTTTAATTTTGTTACTTGCAATGTTTTCTTTCCCATTGTTGGGGTTTGCACTGACTGTTTTTGTTGGTCCATTTTCTCCCTcaccatttttttgtttctgtttaatgGCTTCAAAGGTTGCATGATGTTTTTTCATGAGATGTCGAAGAAGATTTGACTTGGTGGTATAGACCCTATCACAACCCTCACATTCACACTTAAATGTGAGGTCCACACTCTCAAAATCACCATCTGCTGAGACTCTTATTGCcttgtgatcatttttaatGTGATCAATGTACTTCAGGTGGCAGGTGAAGTAAGCAGGGCATTTCGACTGATCGCACTGGAATGTGCCTACCTCAACACCTGACAGCAAAGCACTTGCTTTTTCTAGCGTACATCTGTGAAGCAAAAGATAATGCTTTAGTAAGCTGGTAACTTTGGATACAACCTTTGAACACTCTTTGACTTGACATTTGAATTCATGGACCTGAACAGCACCCTCAGCTTTATTACAAGTGCTACCTTTTTCTTTATTCGTTTCCCCTGCACTCTCTGACTGATGCATTGCCCTGTAATGCAGGATCAGATTTTGCTGTATAGAGAaagcagctacacatccttcaTGGACACAGCGGTATGGTCTGTACAGACTGATGTCATCACCTTTTTCGTTTAAATCAGCGTCGTCTTGAAGtcttttctctatttttattCTTTGAAGGGACTCTACCTTCCCctttgatttcttcttttttggcgTTTCCCTTTTTTCTGCTAAGAATTCTCCAACAAGTGTGGATGTGGCTTTGCCAGTTTGTCCCAAATGACTGGGTTTGCCAGGAGGAACAGAGTTTCCAGCTAACAGCTCTTGCTTTTCATCAGtggatgcaaactgcacacTTGGGTTATCTCCTGTATGGTAAGGGACTTGTAGTGATTTCTCAGCTTTTTCTGGTATCAAACCAAGACCAGAATTTTTCTGTGGCACATTTGCAGCAATACAGCTTGGTCTGTCAGTTACAAGTTCAAGTTTAGGGCACTGCTTTTCTCTTGTCAAATCTGCTATTTCTCTTCCTGAAGCAGCAGGATCTGCCACTCTAAAAACTGCACTTGATGTAGATTGAGCGACGCAGACAGGTGAAAAACTGGGTGTCTGACTACTGGCCAGGCTGTTACTTGAATCTTTTAAATCAGAGACAGaatcttctctttttttacGTTCGCGGCCAATTTTCAACTGAGACAGCTCCTCCTTTGATAAGTGATGGACATTTTTATAGTGGATTTTAAGGCCTGTGGTTCTAGTAAATGTCTTTGCGCACAAATGACAGGTGTATGGCGATAATTTGTCTGGATTTTTCTTCAGTTCATTTATCATGTCCTGAGTGAAGTCATGTACCCTGCTTAGATGTTTGAACAGCGCTTCCTTCGTCATTGCACCATAGATACAGCCTTCTTCACTACATCTGAAGGGTTTGAGGATGTTCTTACGATCAGCGTCTCCCTGACTTTTAGTTTCAGTACTTCTCTTCTTGGCAATTTCAGTGTCAGGCATAAGATTATGCAAGGCAGTCGTCCCAACATTTAATGTGTCTTGCAAGGCAGTTGTCCCAACTTTTAATGCGTCTTGGGTGAGCACATCTACTAAATCTAGCCGTTGCAACGCTCTTTCAATCTCTAAAATTTTACCATCTTCACCAAAGTGAGTAGGAAGCATTTCGGCCTCAGAACTCCTTTCGGTACCAGTATCTGGACCAGCTGTCAAATCTGTAAGCGATGGTCTGTTTGAAGAACTTCCACTTTGACCAGGAGGTGCCATGAATGTCATTTTGAAAGAGTCTGCTGATGACAGATCACCATTCTGAACATTGTAATGTGGGCTATGCATCTCTGCAAAGTTGTCACTGTTAAGTACATCCGATTCTGAATGTTGGCCATGCACATCATTCCTTGTAAGAGATGTTTGGATAGTTGAAATATCAGGATCATTCAGGAAATCAAGAAATGATGTAGGCAAGTCAGCAGTGAGATCTACTTCATCTATTGGTCTGCACTGAGAACGCTTCGACAAGTGACCTCCAAGTGACTTTGTGCTAGAAAACTCTCTGTAGCACCTGCAGCAAATGACTTTTCCATCTTTTATTATTGCAGGCCACTTTGTCCTCTTTGACGATCtaattttctttgctttcttgCTTTCATCAACACCGGTAACACTCATGTCCTCGGGAGATATGCCTTCAGTTGGGACTGGAGACATTTCTTGAGCAAGTAAATCAGGATTCTGCTCAttctgcagtgctgctgtgtcgaCACTTGAAACAGAGAAACTTTCTGGTTCCTCCTTGCAAACAGGTGATGGTAATGCAAGACCAACTATGTTCTTCATGTCTGACGAAAACAAAGGATCAGTATTGTTAACTGTGAATTCTTTGTCCGTCTTGTCCAGTGGCTGTACTGAACTGGGGCATGTCTCTGCTGGGTAAGATGAAAAGTAAGGACTAAAATTCTGTTCAGACACAGATGCATGTAAATCACTGACACTAGGAGGAATCACATTGTGATGATTCTGCCTCATCTCCATGTATCCAAGATCTTCACTTGAGGATCCCTGTGCCATCTCACATGTCTGATCACCATTTAGAGCATGCAAAACCCTCAGAGAGCTTGACACATATTTAGAGGCTTCATTCAGCACACTTGAGTGCGAATCTGTGTTTACTGTGGTATGGGTATTGCCATCATCAGTTAAAGAAGAAGTAAAGTCCATTTCTCTTTCTGACAGCAGATCAGTGTTGGGCACGTATAAAGGGTAATTCTGCAAACTGTCAGGTATGATCATTGAAGGGAAGTGATTCTGAAGGGAGTAGTCTGAATTATAGCCATCAAATGAATTTGAGGTCCATGAATGAGACATCTGTGACTGCATTAATGCAGGCTGAGTTAATGGAGCTTCACTTTGAGAGTTTTCAAACTTGGGGCACAATTTGGCACCAAGAGACTGTGCGTTGATAGTACCAGGAGGAGGTGAAAAATGCTCTGTAGTCACAGAGTCTGGAAACTTCACTTGACTGGTTTCTGGATACTGCTGCGGCTTTGCCATGTTagatggttttatttttttctttggagtCTGAAAACTGGCATTTTTGTgatcagatttctttgcagCAATTTCTGCAATCCTCTTGTACTTCCTTGAGAGTTTCCACTCTTCAAATGCatcaaaatgcacatttttaacatGTCTTGACAGACTTTTTGTAGTGCTGTATCTCCGTGTGCAGGTCTCAAAAGGACAAGCATGAATGAGACCATCTTCTCCGTTTGCCAGAGTATTCTGTGCCTCTGACTCAGGACCTGCATTTGGCGTCACCTGACCTTGTAAATCAGATGTCTTTTGAGGAGATTTGTGCGGTTTCCATGTAAAGGAAAACAGCTTCTTATCTTGGAACAGTGACTGAGCCACAGAATCAGAACTCCTAAGAGCGTTCAAGAAAATAGGATCATCATACTTGATTCGAATAGGTTCCAATTTAATGTAGCATGATACAAGATGAAACTGGGCTGCACCATCTACACCAGACTGCTTCACACAAGCTGTTTCTGGAGTCTGGGTCTTCTCATCAGAATGCGCAACAGAAGGATCCTTAGCTGGCGACTGATCATGTGTAACGGATGATTCAgctgtgaaagagaaagaacactCAGGCTCTTTAACAGAGTCATGAATAGAATTTAACATGCCCTCAACAGGTTGttgaacttgaagttcagtcGAATCATTTTGAACTTCAACTTGGTTTGAAGAACAATCTAGACTGAAGCATCTCTGGTCTGGTACTTCACCTTGAAATCTCGAGTCATCGGAATCAGTATCCCCTTGCTTTGTATGGTCTTTCTGATGCAAATTCAGCTGAGACAGAGAGTAGAAAACCTTGCCACAGTTACTGTTTTTGCAGGTAAATGTGATGTAGTGCTGTGCTTCGTGATCATACAGTAAGTAAGCCTCATTGAATATTCTCCCACAGTTTGGAAACATACACTGTGCCTGGAATTCTGTATGCACTTTTCTGTGCATGAGAAGTTCTGCATGAGAGTGAAAGCTACATTTGCATCCCAGCTGAATGCAAAAATATGGCTTTTCACCACAATGCATCTGCAAGTGATCATTAAGATGAGTGACATTAACAAACTGTCGACGGCAATACTGACAAATTGCTCTCTGGCTCTGTATTTCAAGAAAATGTGTAGCTTCCTCTTCATTTTTGTGGGCCTTAACATGTGCAACcaagtttctgaaatacttgAAAACTTTCTGGCAGCTTGTAACAGGACAGGAACAGTCTTCAGTGTTCTCAACATCACGTACAGGGTTCCCAGGTTTTGGACAGTATATTTTACTTTTGACTTTTCCAGCAGGGTTAGAAATAGTGTTTGAAGATCCTGCAAAGTTAGGGTACATGTTCAGCCCAACTTTTACAGATCTGATGCGGTCTTGTTTACTGTTACCCAAGAAGGATTTTGAGGGATGTTTCTGTTTTGCATTCATAGCAGCGAGTCGTTCTTTGCATGACTGTTTTACGTGTGTGGCTACATGAGGCTCCAGAATCGCTCTTGTTTCAAATGCATTAGCACATATTGGACAGCGGAATATACCATCTTGAACATGCTTGAGTGCATGCTTCACAATCCTGTGCCCGAGGAACTCCTTATCGCACAATACACAATACTGCATGTAAGCTTGCCAGTTGCGAAACCTTGCTGACACAaatcccctctctctcaacttttTCATATCTCGTTTTTTCTTCCTTTCGGCTTCAATGTCACGAAACTCATCTGTTGGACCGAGGAGAAAGTCCAGATGTTTGAAATCTCTGTCTTCAGAGTCCAGCAGTCCTTCATTGTCCTCACTGTCATTCAGCTTGTCAATGGATGACACAATTGATGCCTCCTCCCCCATCAGAGCAAGGCAATGACGCTTCAAAGTTTTCCAGTCCCAGAACTCAGGATCAAAAGGCCACTGCGTCTTCAAGGCCAACAAGAGATCACAGCGTAATGAATTTGGAATCGGGAGACTTTCCTCCTCAATCTTTTGATCAGGTTCATTGAACAGCGTTTCAACAGCATAGTAAGAATCCACAGTGGGCTTCGCAAGGAACTCTGTTAACTGACAAGCTCGTTTTACTTCCAAATCTAATGGCAACAAGCAAGAGATAGTTTTGCAAATAGTTGTACTGCAATCTTCAGTGCCACTCACGCCCATTTTTAGAGCCTGAatgcacatttcaatgcacacCGGAAGTCCTTCATTCTGGacctgtaaaagaaaaaagcatgATATTACCATAATACAATAATACCCATTACATTAATATAAATATGCTCTCAAAagcaatgattaaaaaaaaaaaaaaaaaaaaaaaaaaaaaaaaaaaaaaaaagaataagaaaagaaCCCTGACCTCTGCTTGAATAACTTTGATGAGGAGAAGTATGTGATAAACACTCCCAGACAATTGTGCTAACAGTCGGCATTGATCCAAAAAAGCTTGTGTTGACTCAAGACGTATTAGAAGCTTACTCCAAAACAACGTCAGTTCCCTGCAAACAGAATCACAAGACAATCTTAAAACTTCTTTAAGTTTGAGTCAATAAGCTGTCAAAGGAAATGTCATAATGATACACAACTAATTCAAAAGACTGCATGTGTATATCCTAAATCTTACTAAACATGAACCTACGTCATTACCAATTACCTACTTTTCAATTTTTGAACTAGCAACTGACAACCCAGCCACAGTATATTTACAGACAGCCCCAACATGCTGAACTTCCATAAACAACTAACATATTACTTTTTACTTCAAGTGTCAGTgtggaaagacagaaagagagacattgCCGAAGTATCCTATTTGGCACATTACACATCATAAGTGAAATTCACCATTTTATGAATATTGTGCAACAAAACATACCAGCAACAGATACGAGACATGCATTTGGCCAAACCAAACAGAGATCAAATTTGAGGTCATACCAGGCACAATAAACATCCCCTTGGAGAAGTTGGCGCTTCAAAAAAGCAGTGCAAAGGCTAAGGGCacctttttcattttcctcaGATTCCAAGTTACAAATCATTTCCAGAGCATCTTTGCAGTCCATCTCTTTTATCtgaaaaagacacacacacacacacacacacacacacacacacactttcttaaacaaatttttttttgtttttctcaataACCAATCAGAATAAAGCATTTCAAAACTTAACAGATGCATGCGGCCCAGGGGTGACCAATATCATACCTTCATccctataaaaaaaaaaaacaaaatgcttaaaaaaaattaaaaaaaaaaaaaaaaaaagggttctccaATATAAGAGGACCTGATTGTGAAGCCTGCAAACAAAACTTACAACgacactgtgaaaaataaatactttaaatgcACGTGGAATTCTTAGGTTTTAGGGTAAACTGAAACAAAGGCAATGACGCTTCAAAGTTTTCCAGTCCCAGAACTCAGGATCAAAAGGCCACCGTGTTTTCAAGGCCAACAAGAGATCACAGAGTAATGATTTTACTATACCATTTAAATAgtgtaacaaaaacattttgctcAAAAGTAATATGCTTAGTCAAAACAATTAAATGTGGATTTAGCTCAAGCAAGCAAGTCAACCAATTGCTATGAAATTTGGTGACGATTTTGACTTAGCATCAACAGCCAGCTAACAAAAGTTATTTTACTTTAGAACCATGAAGTAGATATTTCTCTTTGATGGTTGCTCCAGTATTACAATATATTTACCAACAGAATCCTCCTCaacaaacaatgaataaaaaaaaacaaaaaaaaaagacccctTTTGAACAGAAAACGTCACTCACCTCTTGCATGAGCTCTAGCTGAGGCATTGTCTCACACAGACATACAAGGTAGATCTGTTTGAAATTCTTCTTTCCACCAAATTCTGGAAACTCTGCACATGTCTTtgcaagcactgcagctttttCAACACACTTCTGTTTAATAAGGTGCTTTATACGCATGTCGAGTAGTGTAGGTCCTTCACGAGTCAGAAACTCACGAACTGTGGACAACAAAAATGAACCAGAACATTAATTGGACATGCAAGATAAACCACATTTGTAATTCTTAAACTGTGAAACTATGTATGTAACTTCATAAGCAGTAAGCGCTGTATTCTACACTCCTGATTCACACAGAAAATAAAGCAGATTaatggtaaataaataagtgcaaCACACAACAATGTGTTTTACCTTTTTCAGCATCTGGCATACTGTTTGACAGAAGGCTACACAGCGTGGCATTGTTCCAAACACCACTTTCTTCAGCTAGAACCATCAATGTGCTAAGCTGAAAATTCCCATTTGCCCCAAGGATACCATGCGCCACCTGTGAGAAGACCGCAATGAGTGCAAGAAAAACTAAAGCATCCATTTCTAAATTCCTGCTGCTTAGCACCAAATAAACACCTCCAACATTTACAACTACTAGTCATTTAACAGACTGGGAAACTAACTGAAAATTCTGTGAAGTCCTTTGTCATTTCGTGAACATACAGACAATAAATGTGCTCACTTTACAAAGACACCAAAATACCACATCACAAAGGATTATTTTCAATACACCTAATAAACTATACTATAAATAAATTAGCATCTTTATCTATAGAGAAATTATGCTGGACTACTAAAACACATGACCGCTTTAACAAGGCAATTCAGGTCCAATATTTGTAGATTGTTTCTAACCTTGACAGAGGACTGAAAATCTTCCCATAAGGCACCTGGGACCTTCTCGGAGTGTGATAGCAGTAAATCCAGACAAGTCCTGAAAATGGATTTCAATTTAGTCATTCAATATCTGAAAAATCCTgcataataaaacattcaaacatgaaaaaaatccaGAGTAGGCCAAGTAACATAACAGAACAACACACTGAGGCTATTCATACTTACAAGGCTAACTTTTCAAGTACAACTGTGACATGTTCACATTCGGGAAAAAGAGAGGGGGTGGCTTCGGCAAAGCATAGTATAGCCACTGTGTACATCTCCAGTAAAGGCAGTGGATCTTCCTCAGACTTCCATTGGCCTCCATATTCCACAAGTATCTGATAAcagatgaggaaaaaaaaaaacaatgtactcTGGTATCCCATGACTTTGCAGTCTGTCGCTGCGGGAAAATTTTGACACAAAATCAAACGTTGCTCGTGGTGTAATAATTAGCATTCTATAAGCACCTGTCCAAACTACAAACCACCATCACACTAAAGCAACAAACAGTATTTAATAGATGAAAATACTTCATTTAATAGGTCAAAAAATTAGAACAAAATCAAATGCTTGCATTTAGTACTTTCAAAAGTAGCAATAAATTTTGGATAGTTTGCAtgatttaaaatgctgtttacatgTGAATCAGCTTTTAAGACTCAAGGACCAAACTAAAACCCCCTTTTTTTATTGTAGTGAATTGTGCTACAGAGGCTCACTGTTCCACTGTGTCTTCCCAGGGTGGCCAGTTAAAAATGGCCCTGATGCCAAACTTTAATGTTTTGCTTCACGTGTGTTCAGACAGAGGATAAATAAGAAGGCTAGACCACAGCAGTCTCATGCTGATCATTTAAGTAGGTATGGCAAGCAACGCAGCATGAGCTTACTGTGACTGaaatacagtattatatatTAAGATCTCTCTTTACTGTGATTCCAGTGTTAAATTTGTTGATAACACTCATTGTCAGGACTACAAAAAGTAAGCAGTATCTGATAGCATCCGTACAAAAGTTGGGTCACAAAATCCTGTGTATATTTAACTGCTTACATTTATTTCAGTAGTTACAACTGTACTTAAATCAACTTGAGGGCAAATTTGACCCTGTTTAATTCTGTGTTAAGTCAACTGTCATATTAAGAATGATTCAGATCATtccacatcatttaaaagacaaaagtcaatgttttcaataaaaaggcaaaaaaaaaagttccccGACAATTTTCTTCAAAATACGACTTTTGCCCCGACTccaaaacattttctgaattttgattacatcactgtgcacaaGGCGGGGAATAATACTAATCATTATCATGTTCCATCTCTCCCTTCCACCAATCGCCAAGAGAAAATGCACAGAGACCCAAAAACATCATGGTGCGGAAGAAAAATGCTTTATGATTTGCATTGACTTTAAGAAATATTCTTTATATTCTTTTAGGTTACACAACTCCACAAACTAAAGTTGCTTTAGATAAAAGTGACAGATAggtagagagatagataaacaaatatataaaacaaacaaaacattataAGCCACTTTCAagagtctttgttttttttttttaatgatgcgTGTTGTCAGGATTGGGCTTTACACACACAAGAAATATtaatgctatattatgattaacaCCACCTTTATTAGAAATATGTCAGATGTTATTCTTTTCAACAACTTGTATGAAATTATTACAAAtggataaacaaaattaaatgtttcCTTCAGTTTGAAGCCATCATGGATTGTTTCCGGGAACTATGATTTACAGAGCACAGAAACCATcacacagcagtgtgtgttggtAAGGGTGATTTGCATTTAGTGGAAAGAGGTTCAAACACAAAATGAGAGGTGGAGTCACCAAGGTACCTTCCAGTTTACGGCAGAGGCGGCTCGCTAACAGGATACGACCCTAATTGCACAACTGGCAAAAGATTCTCACATGTTATGCTTTCCAAGAAAGCTTGTCCTCAAGCTTTTAAAATATCCTGAGAGTTTATAAAGAGCAGTGGAGACCCCACTTCAAAATCACTTATCCATCAACACAAATTAATCACTGAGGttttaacaaaacataaaaaatgagtCAGAAAATGCATCCTAAAAATTTGTGCTTAGCAAATTTTTGGAGATGCACAGTCTCAATGGCCAAGAGTGAATCGCTAATCAGTTGATTTTTGCTCAGAACATAAAACTGACAATCAGCcaatttgctgtgtttttttttttgtccgaGCGGTCTTGCAGTTTCATCACATGaataatgtaagtcagtgttgCACTGCATTTGTACCAAAATGTCATAACATAATACATGACCTCTTGTGCTAAATAGTCAGCACTATTTGTTTCATGATCTGTAAATAGGCAActgatttaaaattaaaaatattaaaaagcaaatgtttattttgcaaGTTTGGCTAACAAAAAGGTAAATGCATTTCTATTTTATGTGTTAATTGAACCTAACCCACACAGTACGAGTTTTGGacttaaataagaaaaataaaatcagccacaaaaaaaaaaaaaaaaaaaaaaaagtcaatttaGCCATAAACAAAAGCAGTCATGAAAAATTCATGATCAGTGCATCCCCATTTCAAAATGATGTGAGTGAGCACATGGGTTTCAACTCCTCATGGCTGGCTCAATACAGATGTAAATATTCTTGAATGAAAGCTTAAATCCTGAAGTCTAACCTCAGTCGGTGTTCACGTTCGTTTCAAATCCAGCATGGTGGAGTACAGAGCCAAAACAACCCAAACtgtgtcacttcctaattactTACAGACTCTGCTGCACATGTTTGTGGTTGCTCATATACAATGTTAATATGTGAAATGAATACCCTTAACAGGAGCATTGCtgttcgtttatttatttatttattatgtcaaTTAATATGCTAGCTTATGAATCTCCATATTGCCCAACCCTGATCCTCTGCCCAGCTCGACCTAATTATAAAATGTGTCTTCTGCGGAGCAGAATCAATAGAGCTCGGTAGTTGCTGCCAAACATCCTTGAATTCAACCACCTGGTCACCGCATCCATTTATACAAACACGATCATCTATCATCCAGACTCACATGATGTAGGGGAAAAAGCCTATgtgcaaaggaaaaaaatgtgtagCTAGAACATTTGGCATTAATCTTTGCATTTTCGGCCATGCATCCTACGGCAGTTCTGGAAACTGCAGGAGCAGCGCTTTATGAGCGGATTTCTCCATTTCGTTGTAAAGGCGCTGCTGCTTGGAGCTCACAAATAACGTCGAGATCCGTTTTAAGGGCATCGCGGTACAAAAAGGCTGAGTGCATGACCGCGTTTTGGGCTGAGACACTCCCTTATTATCAATGCAATTAGCGTAAGGTGCCACAAAAAGCTAAGACCAGCTAGCCACATAGCCGAGCAGCTACCACCGAGGGGGCTTGGCAGCCTTTACCTGCAGCGCCCTCCTGCTAGCTAACGATTTTCTagacaataaaataacaaacagtGTAGCGAAAAAGCCCCAATCTTTGCTGCGGTGTGCGCTAACGGATCGTATTAAGTCGTCATTTTGCTAAAGCACACATGCACGCAGGCTTGGCCGGCCGACGGAGCTGCTACAATGCCGAGGCGATTTTTGTTCCCCCTTCACTCAGCCAGGCAGGCAGGCAGCGAGCTGCAGGAGTGCGGTAGGCAGTTAGCCGGATAGGCTAGGCTAAGCTAACCTAACCTCTCTGCAGTGATGGAGCAGTAAGGGCAGTAAGGAAAAACGGGGAAAACCTGCACGAAAAAACTCACACACCTGGCAGAATTCTTGGCAGAAACTAGCGGAGGCATCTAACGGTGATTCGGCGCTGTCCCGTAAAGCAGCGTTCAAGTCGTTGAAGCGCTTTCTGAGGGCCGCCGTCTCTCCCCTTGTGCCGCGCTCTCTCTCGGCTGCCTCCTCCTCCGCCATCTTCGCCACAATCACGGCGTAGCGGTGTCCGAATCGTTCTTTT is drawn from Pygocentrus nattereri isolate fPygNat1 chromosome 10, fPygNat1.pri, whole genome shotgun sequence and contains these coding sequences:
- the znf292a gene encoding zinc finger protein 292a; translated protein: MAEEEAAERERGTRGETAALRKRFNDLNAALRDSAESPLDASASFCQEFCQILVEYGGQWKSEEDPLPLLEMYTVAILCFAEATPSLFPECEHVTVVLEKLALTCLDLLLSHSEKVPGALWEDFQSSVKVAHGILGANGNFQLSTLMVLAEESGVWNNATLCSLLSNSMPDAEKVREFLTREGPTLLDMRIKHLIKQKCVEKAAVLAKTCAEFPEFGGKKNFKQIYLVCLCETMPQLELMQEIKEMDCKDALEMICNLESEENEKGALSLCTAFLKRQLLQGDVYCAWELTLFWSKLLIRLESTQAFLDQCRLLAQLSGSVYHILLLIKVIQAEVQNEGLPVCIEMCIQALKMGVSGTEDCSTTICKTISCLLPLDLEVKRACQLTEFLAKPTVDSYYAVETLFNEPDQKIEEESLPIPNSLRCDLLLALKTQWPFDPEFWDWKTLKRHCLALMGEEASIVSSIDKLNDSEDNEGLLDSEDRDFKHLDFLLGPTDEFRDIEAERKKKRDMKKLRERGFVSARFRNWQAYMQYCVLCDKEFLGHRIVKHALKHVQDGIFRCPICANAFETRAILEPHVATHVKQSCKERLAAMNAKQKHPSKSFLGNSKQDRIRSVKVGLNMYPNFAGSSNTISNPAGKVKSKIYCPKPGNPVRDVENTEDCSCPVTSCQKVFKYFRNLVAHVKAHKNEEEATHFLEIQSQRAICQYCRRQFVNVTHLNDHLQMHCGEKPYFCIQLGCKCSFHSHAELLMHRKVHTEFQAQCMFPNCGRIFNEAYLLYDHEAQHYITFTCKNSNCGKVFYSLSQLNLHQKDHTKQGDTDSDDSRFQGEVPDQRCFSLDCSSNQVEVQNDSTELQVQQPVEGMLNSIHDSVKEPECSFSFTAESSVTHDQSPAKDPSVAHSDEKTQTPETACVKQSGVDGAAQFHLVSCYIKLEPIRIKYDDPIFLNALRSSDSVAQSLFQDKKLFSFTWKPHKSPQKTSDLQGQVTPNAGPESEAQNTLANGEDGLIHACPFETCTRRYSTTKSLSRHVKNVHFDAFEEWKLSRKYKRIAEIAAKKSDHKNASFQTPKKKIKPSNMAKPQQYPETSQVKFPDSVTTEHFSPPPGTINAQSLGAKLCPKFENSQSEAPLTQPALMQSQMSHSWTSNSFDGYNSDYSLQNHFPSMIIPDSLQNYPLYVPNTDLLSEREMDFTSSLTDDGNTHTTVNTDSHSSVLNEASKYVSSSLRVLHALNGDQTCEMAQGSSSEDLGYMEMRQNHHNVIPPSVSDLHASVSEQNFSPYFSSYPAETCPSSVQPLDKTDKEFTVNNTDPLFSSDMKNIVGLALPSPVCKEEPESFSVSSVDTAALQNEQNPDLLAQEMSPVPTEGISPEDMSVTGVDESKKAKKIRSSKRTKWPAIIKDGKVICCRCYREFSSTKSLGGHLSKRSQCRPIDEVDLTADLPTSFLDFLNDPDISTIQTSLTRNDVHGQHSESDVLNSDNFAEMHSPHYNVQNGDLSSADSFKMTFMAPPGQSGSSSNRPSLTDLTAGPDTGTERSSEAEMLPTHFGEDGKILEIERALQRLDLVDVLTQDALKVGTTALQDTLNVGTTALHNLMPDTEIAKKRSTETKSQGDADRKNILKPFRCSEEGCIYGAMTKEALFKHLSRVHDFTQDMINELKKNPDKLSPYTCHLCAKTFTRTTGLKIHYKNVHHLSKEELSQLKIGRERKKREDSVSDLKDSSNSLASSQTPSFSPVCVAQSTSSAVFRVADPAASGREIADLTREKQCPKLELVTDRPSCIAANVPQKNSGLGLIPEKAEKSLQVPYHTGDNPSVQFASTDEKQELLAGNSVPPGKPSHLGQTGKATSTLVGEFLAEKRETPKKKKSKGKVESLQRIKIEKRLQDDADLNEKGDDISLYRPYRCVHEGCVAAFSIQQNLILHYRAMHQSESAGETNKEKGSTCNKAEGAVQVHEFKCQVKECSKVVSKVTSLLKHYLLLHRCTLEKASALLSGVEVGTFQCDQSKCPAYFTCHLKYIDHIKNDHKAIRVSADGDFESVDLTFKCECEGCDRVYTTKSNLLRHLMKKHHATFEAIKQKQKNGEGENGPTKTVSANPNNGKENIASNKIKLKKKMAKKKEEKGRNHWTSFGKPSLKSLEEASAMCTGKFPLQYPCMIVGCDAVLSAERHIFNHYTTHGLTERYIEDQRSHFIFCKKMSRLRLKDINKTDDASTVTAEAEKAEPEEKTEENSSIRSQDPEPPKPEQPANENSSAVAVPQVKRKRGRPRKAEQMLKFNPERKQSLRNSAININRVAKLSRLTSKTAARQEAYAEGGVAQKLFSPSGLEASILKLFEESPSRNTFKRKMSENARSGMPLKRQQLIRQRNARVGYKYSAVHKKRNIVHFRNPLKLESVNNVKIVVDESLSDGADRLLKQLQDMRPMVILKKWLCS